A single genomic interval of Camelina sativa cultivar DH55 chromosome 11, Cs, whole genome shotgun sequence harbors:
- the LOC104724613 gene encoding ras-related protein RABA5a, with product MAFYSEDDKSEDYLFKIVLIGDSAVGKSNLLARFARDEFYPNSKSTIGVEFQTQKMDINGKEIKAQIWDTAGQERFRAVTSAYYRGAVGALLVYDISRRQTFHSIGRWLNELHTHSDMNVVTILVGNKSDLKDLREVSTAEGKALAEAQGLFFMETSALDSSNVAAAFETVVKEIYNILSRKVMSSQELNKQDPASLSNGKKVVIPSEGQGESKKGGCCSS from the exons atggCTTTCTACTCTGAGGACGACAAGAGCGAAGACTACCTCTTTAAGATAGTTCTAATCGGTGATTCTGCAGTTGGGAAATCAAATTTGCTTGCCAGATTTGCGAGGGATGAGTTCTATCCCAATTCAAAGTCGACCATTGGAGTGGAGTTTCAGACGCAGAAGATGGATATCAACGGAAAGGAGATCAAAGCACAGATATGGGACACAGCAGGTCAAGAACGCTTCAGAGCAGTCACTTCTGCGTACTACCGAGGTGCAGTTGGAGCTCTTCTGGTTTACGACATCAGCAGACGGCAGACTTTCCACAGCATTGGTAGATGGCTCAACGAGCTACACA CACACTCTGATATGAACGTTGTGACGATCCTGGTGGGCAACAAGTCGGATCTGAAGGACTTGAGAGAGGTCTCAACAGCAGAAGGAAAAGCATTGGCTGAAGCACAAGGTCTTTTCTTCATGGAGACATCGGCTTTGGACTCATCAAACGTGGCCGCTGCATTTGAGACGGTTGTGAAAGAGATATACAACATACTGAGCAGGAAAGTGATGAGCTCACAGGAGTTAAACAAGCAAGATCCTGCTTCACTCAGCAATGGCAAGAAAGTTGTGATTCCGTCAGAGGGGCAGGGGGAGTCCAAGAAAGGTGGATGTTGTTCTTCTTGA
- the LOC104724614 gene encoding LOW QUALITY PROTEIN: phosphatidylinositol/phosphatidylcholine transfer protein SFH11-like (The sequence of the model RefSeq protein was modified relative to this genomic sequence to represent the inferred CDS: deleted 3 bases in 2 codons) encodes MRDFDLEKSKDAFLDYTKWRVDSKVDLISNEFKFEEYDEVKKHYPHGFHKVDKSGRPIYIERLGMVDLNAFLKATTVDRYVNNHIKEQEKTLSLRYPACSIASGKHVSSTTTILDVSGVGMSNFSKPARSLFMEIHKIDSNYYPETLHRLFVVNASSGFRMLWLALKTFLDPRTLAKVQVLGPNYLGELLEAVDPSNLPTFLGGNCTCTDHGGCLFSDEGPWNDPDIKEKIQESSTIGDADPERETLDKVSENASANQKENSGKMVITLEKYTALKTAVKDSQKKIEMLEVSLHETKKVLKGLAEIIKPNETSKPIAKYKPV; translated from the exons ATGAGGGATTTTGATCTGGAGAAATCC AAAGATGCGTTTCTCGATTACACGAAGTGGCGAGTTGATTCCAAAGTGGATTTGATCTCTAAT GAGTTTAAGTTTGAGGAATACGATGAAGTGAAGAAACATTACCCTCATGGCTTTCATAAGGTTGACAAAAGTGGTAGACCAATCTACATCGAGAGGCTCGGGATGGTTGACCTTAACGCCTTTCTTAAAGCAACCACTGTTGACAGATATGTTAACAATCATATCAAAGAGCAAGAGAAGACGCTGAGCTTGAGATATCCCGCTTGTTCGATTGCTTCAGGGAAGCACGTTTCGTCTACCACTACCATTTTGGATGTATCTGGAGTG GGAATGTCAAACTTCTCAAAACCTGCGAGATCACTCTTCATGGAAATTCACAAGATAGACAGCAACTACTACCCTGAG ACTTTGCATCGCCTCTTCGTTGTCAATGCCAGTTCTGGATTCAGGATGTTGTGGCTTGCACTCAAGACCTTTCTTGATCCTCGGACTTTGGCTAAAGTTCAA GTGCTAGGACCCAACTACCTTGGAGAGCTACTTGAAGCAGTAGATCCAAG CAACTTGCCAACATTTCTTGGAGGAAATTGCACTTGTACAGATCATGGAGGCTGTCTTTTTAGCGATGAAGGACCTTGGAATGATCCAGACATCAAGGAAAAGATCCAG GAGTCTTCCACAATCGGAGATGCTGATCCAGAGAGGGAAACTTTAGATAAAGTCTCAGAAAATGCTTCAGCCAATCAAAAG GAAAACTCAGGAAAGATGGTGATTACACTGGAAAAGTATACTGCCCTGAAAACTGCTGTTAAGGATTCCCAGAAG AAAATTGAAATGTTGGAGGTATCACTCCATGAGACCAAAAAG gTCTTGAAGGGACTCGCAGAGATCATTAAACCGAATGAAACC AGCAAACCTATAGCCAAATACAAACCGGTTTAG
- the LOC109127655 gene encoding uncharacterized protein At4g04775-like, whose product MDNQRRGFPKRCQCGEPVVLKTSTTAKNPGRLFHGCPFGRDGNWYHTFKWTDTSMVEEIEDLIEKVENIDGAAMTLQKGVNACESQIDTLAMETRVHLGVVEKEVEEMKMQLRSLKNIVGFVMVMVLFFMCMY is encoded by the exons ATGGATAATCAAAGAAGAGGTTTCCCCAAGAGATGTCAATGTGGAGAACCTGTTGTTTTGAAGACATCGACAACTGCTAAAAATCCTGGAAGATTGTTTCATGGGTGTCCGTTTGGAAGGGATGGG AATTGGTATCATACATTTAAATGGACCGATACGTCTATGGTCGAAGAGATCGAGGACTTGATTGAGAAAGTGGAGAACATTGATGGAGCTGCAATGACATTGCAGAAGGGTGTCAATGCTTGCGAATCTCAGATTGATACTCTCGCCATGGAGACTCGTGTGCATTTGGGTGTGGTTGAGAAGGAGGTCGAAGAGATGAAAATGCAactaagaagcttgaagaacATTGTTGGCTTTgttatggttatggttttgtttttcatgtgtATGTATTGA
- the LOC104724615 gene encoding uncharacterized protein LOC104724615 has product MLDDDGSEIFHRFYVCFAAIRKMWSMWCRPIFGVDGCFMKCTLKGQLLAAVGRDANNGMYPMAWAVVDIENEDNWVWFLEKLKVDFNLQEGQGFTIISDRQKGLLNAVERELPYVEHRMCARHIYGNLKKIFPHQGDMKKLFWQVAESYTTKEYEANLELVKSYDMRVYEAMMEKNPKNCSLAFFTPTSSCVDVHNNISESFNNAIDPARYMPMVEMLETIRRRTMVRIDMRKTKADKDLSRVPPRIKEMIALEQKRLKFCKVIPGSDGRNEVRESGTSYSVNITMKTCACRRWEMSGVP; this is encoded by the exons AtgcttgatgatgatggatcAGAGATCTTCCATAGATTCTATGTGTGTTTTGCTGCCATTCGAAAGATGTGGTCTATGTGGTGTCGTCCTATCTTTGGAGTGGATGGTTGTTTTATGAAATGCACACTAAAGGGACAATTATTGGCTGCTGTGGGGAGGGATGCTAACAATGGAATGTATCCCATGGCTTGGGCCGTTGTTGATATTGAAAATGAAGACAATTGGGTATGGTTCCTAGAAAAGTTGAAGGTTGATTTCAATCTACAGGAGGGTCAAGGGTTTACTATCATATCTGATAGGCAAAAG GGTTTATTGAATGCAGTGGAAAGAGAGTTACCTTATGTTGAACATAGAATGTGTGCTAGACACATCTATGGGAACCTAAAGAAGATATTTCCCCATCAAGGTGACATGAAAAAGCTCTTTTGGCAAGTAGCGGAAAGTTATACCACGAAAGAGTATGAAGCAAATTTGGAATTGGTAAAGAGCTATGATATGCGTGTTTATGAAGCCATGATGGAGAAGAACCCAAAGAATTGCAGCCTTGCTTTTTTCACGCCAACATCCTCCTGCGTAGATGTTCATAACAACATCTCTGAATCTTTCAACAATGCAATAGATCCTGCAAGGTATATGCCAATGGTAGAGATGTTGGAGACGATAAGGAGAAGAACCATGGTGCGTATTGATATGAGGAAGACAAAAGCTGACAAGGATCTAAGCAGAGTACCTCCTAGAATAAAAGAAATGATAGCGTTGGAGCAGAAAAGGCTTAAGTTCTGCAAGGTTATCCCTGGATCAGACGGTAGAAATGAAGTCCGTGAGTCAGGTACATCTTACTCTGTGAACATTACAATGAAGACATGTGCCTGCAGGAGATGGGAAATGAGTGGAGTTCCATGA